One window of the Streptococcus parasanguinis ATCC 15912 genome contains the following:
- a CDS encoding DEAD/DEAH box helicase yields MKIEDSYGRLLTESQMTNDLKKIALELPAIEKQNGRYQCFRCGSLIDQKLWKLSEEVLYCRACIQLGRIRSDQKLYTIAQQDFEGQEVLNWKGTLTSYQQEVSDGLIQAVKEGGNALVHAVTGAGKTEMMYQVVATAIKSGQAVCIATPRIDVCIELYGRMKDDFSCPISLLHGKSEPYFRTPLVIATTHQLLKFFQAFDLLIIDEVDAFPYVDNPILYKAAQNAIKKGGNTLYLTATSTDELDKKVKKKEIIRYSLPRRFHGNPLVVPEIKWVPKIREKIEKGRIPYELLQLIKKQRQTHYPLLIFVSEIELGQQFTENLKKYFPKDTVGFVSSQTTDRLRMVEEFRNRALTILVSTTILERGVTFPLVDVFVLESNHKLFTKSALVQISGRVGRSKERPTGKLLFLSDGITREMKKAIKEIKEMNQEAGF; encoded by the coding sequence ATGAAGATAGAAGATTCTTATGGAAGACTCTTAACGGAGAGTCAAATGACAAATGATCTAAAAAAAATTGCCCTAGAACTTCCAGCTATAGAAAAACAGAATGGAAGGTACCAATGCTTTCGATGTGGCAGTTTGATTGATCAAAAACTGTGGAAGTTAAGTGAAGAGGTACTGTATTGTAGAGCCTGTATCCAATTGGGGAGGATCCGGAGTGATCAAAAACTTTATACTATTGCACAGCAAGACTTTGAAGGACAGGAGGTGTTAAACTGGAAAGGAACCTTGACTTCCTATCAACAAGAGGTATCCGATGGTCTCATCCAAGCAGTTAAGGAAGGGGGAAATGCCTTGGTACATGCTGTGACAGGAGCTGGGAAAACGGAAATGATGTACCAGGTTGTAGCAACAGCAATCAAGAGTGGACAAGCAGTCTGTATTGCTACCCCAAGAATCGATGTCTGTATCGAACTGTACGGAAGGATGAAGGACGATTTTTCCTGCCCCATCTCTTTGCTTCATGGGAAATCGGAACCCTATTTTAGAACGCCTTTGGTAATCGCAACAACCCACCAATTGCTAAAATTTTTTCAGGCCTTTGATCTCCTTATTATAGATGAGGTAGATGCTTTTCCCTATGTGGACAATCCAATCTTATATAAAGCAGCTCAGAATGCGATAAAAAAAGGGGGGAATACGCTATATTTAACAGCAACCTCTACAGATGAGTTAGATAAAAAGGTCAAGAAAAAAGAAATCATTCGTTATAGCCTTCCAAGAAGGTTTCATGGGAACCCACTAGTGGTCCCTGAAATAAAATGGGTGCCGAAAATTAGAGAAAAAATAGAAAAAGGAAGAATCCCTTACGAACTATTGCAACTGATCAAGAAACAAAGACAGACTCACTACCCATTGTTAATCTTTGTATCTGAAATAGAATTAGGTCAACAATTTACAGAGAACTTAAAAAAATACTTTCCTAAAGATACGGTAGGTTTTGTATCCTCACAAACTACAGATCGTCTACGAATGGTAGAGGAGTTTAGAAACAGAGCATTGACCATCCTAGTCTCGACAACGATTCTAGAAAGGGGAGTAACTTTTCCGCTTGTAGATGTCTTTGTTTTAGAAAGTAATCACAAATTGTTTACTAAAAGTGCTCTCGTACAAATTTCAGGAAGGGTCGGTCGAAGTAAAGAAAGACCAACAGGTAAACTACTTTTTCTATCAGATGGCATAACACGAGAAATGAAAAAAGCGATCAAAGAAATAAAGGAAATGAATCAGGAGGCTGGATTTTGA
- a CDS encoding ComF family protein, protein MKECLLCTKELKTGEHFTDLIFMNQQEEWICKECKEDFEQIGEIHCPRCYKDKEEKVCKDCEYWIQKGNMVEHEALYRYNAAMKDYFKRYKFEGDRLLGMVFACDIKKALKKYKSYTIIPTPISHEKKQERGFNQVSTILDFAEIKYNSLFQKKDSLAQSKKTREERLKTSQHFQLKGEVSEKQKYLIFDDIYTTGKTIELLKRLLIEKGVKEIKTFSIAR, encoded by the coding sequence TTGAAAGAATGTCTGCTTTGTACTAAGGAGTTGAAAACTGGTGAACATTTCACAGACCTTATTTTTATGAATCAACAAGAAGAATGGATTTGTAAAGAATGCAAAGAAGACTTCGAACAAATTGGCGAAATCCATTGTCCTAGATGTTATAAAGATAAGGAGGAGAAAGTATGTAAAGATTGCGAATACTGGATACAAAAGGGGAATATGGTCGAACATGAAGCATTATATAGATATAATGCAGCAATGAAGGACTATTTCAAGCGATATAAATTTGAAGGAGATCGTTTATTAGGAATGGTATTTGCATGTGACATCAAAAAAGCCTTGAAAAAGTATAAAAGCTATACGATAATACCGACTCCAATTAGCCATGAAAAAAAGCAGGAGAGAGGATTCAATCAAGTATCAACTATATTAGATTTTGCAGAAATAAAGTACAACAGTCTATTCCAAAAAAAAGACAGCTTAGCCCAATCAAAAAAAACAAGAGAAGAAAGATTAAAAACCTCTCAACACTTTCAATTAAAAGGAGAAGTTTCAGAAAAGCAGAAATATCTTATCTTCGATGATATCTACACAACGGGCAAAACAATCGAATTATTGAAGCGCCTACTAATTGAAAAAGGTGTGAAAGAAATAAAGACATTTTCAATCGCAAGGTAA
- the hpf gene encoding ribosome hibernation-promoting factor, HPF/YfiA family, producing MIKYSIRGENLEVTEAIRDYVVSKLEKIEKYFQADQELDARVNLKVYREKTAKVEVTIPLGSITLRAEDVSQDMYGSIDLVVDKIERQIRKNKTKIEKKNRVKSGAGKLFTDAVVEEATTTEKVVRSKTIDLEPMDIDEAILQMDLLAHDFFIYRDAEDNTTNVIYRREDGDIGLLEVKE from the coding sequence ATGATTAAATATAGTATCCGTGGTGAAAACCTAGAAGTAACAGAAGCCATTCGCGACTATGTCGTTTCTAAACTCGAAAAGATTGAAAAATATTTTCAGGCAGATCAAGAGCTGGATGCTCGAGTAAACTTAAAAGTTTACCGTGAAAAGACCGCAAAAGTAGAAGTAACCATTCCGCTTGGATCTATCACGCTTCGTGCAGAAGATGTTTCTCAAGATATGTACGGTTCAATTGATCTTGTTGTAGATAAAATTGAACGTCAAATTCGTAAGAATAAAACAAAAATCGAAAAGAAAAATCGTGTTAAATCTGGTGCAGGTAAATTGTTTACCGATGCAGTTGTAGAAGAAGCAACCACCACAGAAAAAGTTGTTCGCTCAAAAACAATTGATCTAGAACCGATGGATATAGATGAAGCGATCCTTCAAATGGATCTATTGGCACACGACTTCTTCATTTATCGTGATGCAGAAGACAACACAACAAATGTCATCTACCGTAGAGAAGATGGAGACATCGGTCTATTGGAAGTAAAAGAATAG
- the ntdP gene encoding nucleoside tri-diphosphate phosphatase — MKLPKEGDFITIQSYKHDGSLHRTWRDTMVLKITENAIIGVNDHTLVTESDGRRWITREPAIVYFHKKYWFNIIAMIRDNGVSYYCNLASPFHIDQEALKYIDYDLDVKVFTNGEKKLLDVEEYEQHKEKMHYSDDIDYILKENVKVLVDWINQNKGPFSEEYIKIWYNRYVELRNK; from the coding sequence ATGAAACTACCTAAAGAAGGCGACTTTATTACAATTCAAAGTTATAAACATGATGGCAGTTTACACCGTACATGGCGTGACACCATGGTATTAAAGATAACCGAAAATGCAATTATTGGAGTAAATGATCATACACTTGTTACAGAAAGTGATGGCAGACGTTGGATTACACGTGAACCAGCAATCGTTTATTTCCATAAAAAATATTGGTTTAACATCATCGCCATGATACGTGACAATGGTGTGTCTTACTACTGTAACCTAGCAAGTCCTTTTCACATCGACCAAGAGGCCTTAAAATATATCGACTATGATCTCGATGTCAAGGTCTTTACAAATGGTGAAAAGAAATTGTTAGATGTTGAAGAATATGAGCAACATAAAGAAAAAATGCACTATTCAGATGACATTGACTATATTTTAAAAGAAAATGTAAAAGTACTAGTAGATTGGATAAACCAAAACAAAGGTCCTTTTTCAGAGGAATATATCAAAATATGGTATAACCGTTATGTTGAACTGCGAAATAAATAA
- the recX gene encoding recombination regulator RecX, with amino-acid sequence MKITKLEKKKRLYLLELDNDQKLYITEDTIVKYFLSKGKDISEEELKEIQEFAQYSYGKNLALYHLSFKARTTKEVRDYLTKYEIDSEVIDKVVQHLKEEKWLDDRQYARNLIEANLLSGDKGPVLLQQKFQQKGVPKSILPEILADYDFTEVISRTAIKLQKKYQGKYPLKAIETKIIQGLISKGFAYNQAKTAFQNLELEADEETTNELILKELEKQYRKYSKKYEGYDLKQRLTQALARKGYDYSDITLAIRDFLDE; translated from the coding sequence ATGAAAATTACAAAACTAGAAAAGAAAAAAAGACTCTACCTCCTTGAATTAGACAACGATCAAAAACTGTATATTACAGAAGACACCATCGTCAAATATTTTCTTTCAAAAGGGAAAGACATCAGTGAAGAAGAGCTAAAAGAAATCCAAGAGTTTGCACAATACTCCTATGGTAAAAACCTGGCCCTCTACCATCTTTCCTTTAAAGCTCGAACAACAAAAGAAGTCCGAGACTACCTTACAAAATATGAGATTGATAGTGAGGTTATTGATAAAGTTGTCCAACACCTAAAAGAAGAAAAGTGGTTAGATGATCGTCAGTATGCCAGAAACCTGATAGAGGCTAACCTCCTCAGTGGCGATAAAGGCCCTGTCTTATTACAACAAAAATTTCAACAAAAAGGGGTCCCAAAATCTATCCTTCCAGAAATTCTTGCTGACTATGATTTTACAGAAGTTATCAGCCGTACCGCAATAAAACTCCAAAAGAAATACCAAGGAAAATACCCATTAAAAGCCATTGAAACGAAAATCATCCAAGGACTCATTTCAAAAGGTTTTGCATACAACCAAGCAAAGACTGCATTCCAAAATCTTGAACTAGAAGCAGATGAAGAAACAACCAATGAGCTCATCCTAAAAGAGTTAGAAAAACAATACCGTAAATACAGTAAAAAATATGAAGGCTATGACCTAAAACAACGTTTAACCCAAGCACTAGCCAGAAAAGGGTACGATTATAGTGATATAACATTAGCCATCAGGGACTTCTTAGATGAATAA
- the rlmD gene encoding 23S rRNA (uracil(1939)-C(5))-methyltransferase RlmD, producing MNVKVKQKIPLKIKRMGINGEGIGFYKKTLVFVPGALKGEDIFCQITSVKKNFAEAKLLSVNKASKYRVTPMCDIYETCGGCQIMHLKYDKQLEFKTDLLQQALKKFSPEGFEQYDIRPTIGMQEPLYYRAKLQFQTRKFKGQVKAGLYAQNSHYLVELKDCLVQDPVIQAIANDLADLLTYYQIPIADERKELGVRTMMIRRARKSGQVQIIVVTSRQINVKNLVEDLVTKHPEIVTVAVNKNTSRSSEIYGEQTQIIWGEEAILEGVLDYEFSLSPRAFYQLNPEQTEVLYSEAVKALDVSPEDHLIDAYCGVGTIGFAFANRVKSVRGMDIIPEAIEDAKYNAKRMGFENTHYEAGTAEEIIPRWYQEGYRANAVIVDPPRTGLGTKLIETLLHYAPEKMVYVSCNVSTLARDLVALTKVYQVEYIQSVDMFPHTARTEAVVKLVKK from the coding sequence ATGAACGTTAAAGTAAAACAAAAAATTCCTTTGAAAATTAAACGAATGGGAATTAACGGAGAAGGAATTGGCTTTTATAAAAAAACACTTGTCTTTGTACCTGGTGCTTTGAAGGGAGAAGATATCTTCTGCCAAATTACAAGTGTCAAGAAAAATTTTGCGGAAGCCAAACTCTTATCTGTGAATAAGGCGTCTAAGTATCGGGTGACACCCATGTGTGATATCTATGAGACCTGTGGGGGCTGTCAAATCATGCATTTGAAGTATGACAAGCAGCTGGAGTTTAAGACAGATTTATTGCAACAGGCTTTGAAGAAATTCTCACCTGAAGGCTTTGAGCAGTATGATATTCGGCCGACAATCGGAATGCAGGAGCCTCTTTATTATCGGGCCAAATTGCAATTTCAAACAAGGAAATTCAAGGGCCAGGTGAAGGCAGGACTCTATGCTCAAAATTCACATTATTTAGTTGAATTAAAAGATTGTTTGGTTCAAGATCCGGTTATTCAAGCTATCGCTAACGATCTAGCGGATTTATTGACCTATTATCAGATTCCGATTGCTGATGAACGAAAAGAACTGGGTGTCAGAACCATGATGATTCGACGGGCTCGAAAGTCTGGTCAAGTTCAGATCATTGTGGTCACCAGTCGTCAGATTAACGTAAAGAATTTGGTGGAAGACTTGGTTACGAAACACCCTGAGATTGTCACAGTTGCTGTTAATAAAAATACGTCTCGTTCCAGTGAGATATACGGGGAACAAACGCAGATTATTTGGGGAGAAGAGGCTATTTTGGAAGGTGTTTTGGATTATGAATTCTCCCTTTCTCCTCGAGCCTTTTACCAGTTGAATCCGGAACAAACTGAGGTATTGTATAGTGAGGCTGTCAAGGCTCTAGATGTTTCTCCAGAGGATCATTTGATAGATGCCTACTGTGGGGTTGGAACGATTGGGTTTGCTTTTGCTAATAGAGTGAAAAGTGTTCGGGGGATGGATATTATTCCTGAAGCGATTGAAGATGCCAAATACAATGCTAAACGGATGGGATTTGAGAATACCCACTATGAGGCTGGTACAGCAGAAGAGATCATTCCTCGTTGGTACCAAGAAGGCTATCGGGCTAATGCTGTGATCGTGGATCCACCTCGTACGGGCTTGGGTACAAAATTAATCGAGACCTTGTTGCACTATGCACCTGAAAAGATGGTCTATGTCTCTTGTAATGTCTCTACTTTGGCACGGGATTTAGTGGCTTTGACAAAGGTTTATCAGGTTGAATACATTCAATCAGTGGACATGTTCCCCCATACTGCAAGGACAGAAGCAGTTGTGAAATTAGTGAAGAAGTGA
- a CDS encoding DUF1858 domain-containing protein, which produces MDNIIDVSIPVAQVIDQHPEVLDLLVELGFKPLANPIMRNTVGRKVSLKQGSKLEGTPMEKIVRTLEANGYEVVGLD; this is translated from the coding sequence ATGGACAATATAATTGATGTATCGATTCCAGTTGCTCAAGTCATTGATCAACATCCGGAAGTATTGGACTTGTTGGTGGAGTTGGGCTTTAAACCCTTAGCCAATCCTATCATGCGCAATACAGTTGGGCGCAAGGTTTCTTTGAAACAAGGATCAAAATTAGAAGGTACTCCTATGGAGAAGATTGTGCGAACACTAGAGGCTAATGGCTATGAAGTGGTGGGGCTAGACTAA
- a CDS encoding DUF438 domain-containing protein, giving the protein MSDERIHVLRDILLELHHGASPESVQERFDATFAGVSAIEISLMEHELMNSDAGVTFEDVMELCDVHANLFKNAVQGVEVADTDHPGHPVQIFKQENLALRAAMMRVRRLLDNYETTDDPEMIQEIHKGLLRQLGLVGQFDRHYRRKEELMFPIMEKYGHDSPPKVMWGVDDQIRDLFAKVLDTAKELPDSGILEVKELFEAFAQEFEGMIFKEESILLMILLEAFTQDDWLSIAEESDAYSYAIIVPSEKWVPKRVDFKEEASKESEGSTEPLPSSKGDEQRQVIETPEGQLTITFTPKKKEESFDRKQPQVFGHGFLSVEQANLILNQLPMEITFVNKDDIFQYYNDATPFEEMIFKRTPSQVGRNVELCHPPKYLEKVKAIMQGLREGKKDKYEMWFKSESRGKFVHVTYAAVRDEAGDFQGVLEYVQDIQPYREIDTDFYRGME; this is encoded by the coding sequence ATGAGTGATGAACGAATTCATGTCTTAAGAGATATCTTATTAGAGCTTCATCATGGAGCCTCTCCTGAGTCGGTTCAGGAACGGTTTGATGCGACCTTTGCAGGAGTTTCTGCGATTGAGATCTCTCTTATGGAGCATGAACTGATGAATTCAGATGCAGGGGTTACTTTTGAAGATGTTATGGAGCTTTGTGATGTCCATGCCAATCTCTTTAAGAATGCTGTTCAAGGGGTCGAAGTAGCAGATACTGACCACCCGGGCCATCCTGTTCAAATCTTTAAACAGGAGAATCTAGCCCTTCGTGCGGCTATGATGCGGGTACGTCGTTTGCTAGACAATTATGAGACAACCGATGATCCTGAGATGATTCAGGAGATTCATAAGGGCTTGTTACGTCAGCTGGGCTTGGTGGGTCAATTTGACCGGCATTACCGACGCAAGGAAGAGTTGATGTTTCCGATTATGGAAAAATATGGGCATGATTCCCCACCAAAAGTGATGTGGGGAGTAGATGACCAGATTCGGGACCTCTTTGCGAAAGTTTTGGACACTGCCAAGGAACTGCCGGATTCTGGCATCTTAGAAGTCAAAGAGCTCTTTGAAGCCTTTGCGCAAGAGTTTGAGGGCATGATCTTCAAGGAAGAGTCGATCCTCTTGATGATTTTGCTGGAGGCCTTTACTCAGGATGATTGGCTCTCCATTGCAGAAGAAAGTGATGCATATAGTTATGCCATTATCGTTCCGAGTGAAAAGTGGGTGCCGAAACGCGTTGACTTCAAGGAGGAAGCGTCGAAAGAGTCAGAGGGTTCAACTGAACCGCTTCCTTCTTCAAAAGGCGATGAGCAACGTCAGGTCATTGAGACTCCTGAGGGGCAGTTGACGATTACCTTCACGCCTAAGAAAAAAGAAGAGAGCTTCGATCGCAAGCAGCCACAGGTTTTTGGCCATGGCTTTCTATCGGTGGAGCAAGCGAATTTAATCTTGAACCAGTTACCAATGGAGATCACCTTTGTCAATAAGGATGATATTTTCCAATATTACAATGATGCTACGCCTTTTGAAGAAATGATTTTTAAGAGGACGCCATCGCAGGTAGGACGCAATGTTGAGCTGTGTCACCCACCGAAATATTTGGAGAAGGTTAAAGCAATTATGCAAGGGCTTCGTGAAGGGAAAAAAGACAAGTATGAAATGTGGTTCAAATCAGAATCGCGTGGGAAATTTGTCCATGTCACCTATGCAGCAGTGCGTGATGAAGCTGGAGACTTTCAAGGTGTCTTGGAATATGTTCAGGACATTCAACCTTATCGGGAGATCGATACGGATTTTTATAGAGGAATGGAGTAA
- a CDS encoding DUF1912 family protein: MSYETEFMKEFEEWIKTQVMINEMALEESKKVFDEDQDERAKIAMIRYESRLDAYQFLQGKFENFHAGKGFHDLPDGLFGERKY, from the coding sequence ATGAGTTACGAAACAGAGTTTATGAAAGAGTTTGAGGAGTGGATCAAGACTCAAGTCATGATCAATGAAATGGCTCTCGAAGAAAGTAAGAAGGTTTTTGATGAAGATCAGGATGAGCGAGCTAAAATTGCTATGATTCGCTATGAAAGCCGTTTGGATGCGTATCAGTTTTTGCAAGGGAAGTTTGAAAATTTCCATGCTGGAAAAGGATTTCATGATTTACCAGATGGCCTCTTTGGTGAAAGAAAATACTAG
- a CDS encoding helix-hairpin-helix domain-containing protein, with protein sequence MAKKNVNRAKQYKHQNRHLLKKAVATVTAAVKEAPKKVEKATKAVAKEVKQAASSVEEFAASLEGVALDRAQTFYDEGIRSVADFANWTEKELLGLKGIGPATIKKLKELGVKFK encoded by the coding sequence ATGGCAAAGAAGAACGTAAACCGTGCGAAACAATACAAACATCAAAATAGACATCTTTTGAAAAAAGCTGTCGCAACTGTAACTGCAGCTGTGAAAGAAGCACCTAAAAAGGTTGAGAAAGCTACAAAAGCAGTGGCGAAAGAAGTGAAACAAGCGGCTTCTTCAGTGGAAGAATTTGCTGCAAGTTTGGAAGGTGTGGCACTTGATCGTGCGCAAACATTCTATGATGAAGGTATTCGCTCTGTTGCGGACTTCGCAAACTGGACAGAAAAAGAGTTGTTGGGCCTTAAAGGAATCGGTCCAGCTACGATCAAGAAATTGAAAGAACTAGGCGTTAAATTTAAATAA
- a CDS encoding flavin reductase family protein, which produces MKQSFNTSKLYYGFPIFILGYQDQNFEHNITTCSSSYSLGDWLVIGVGAEENAADQIKHYQQFTVNIPDENFMLEMEQAGFISHREKLDHLGLDYEISERTQAPILEACPVVLDCQVDRIIEEDGICHIFAKILERLADPELLDDKGHFKNDRFAPTYFMGDGHQRVYRYLDDRVDSMGSFMKKARKKNDKS; this is translated from the coding sequence ATGAAACAATCTTTTAACACCAGTAAACTCTACTATGGTTTTCCTATCTTCATCTTGGGGTATCAGGACCAGAACTTTGAGCACAATATCACAACCTGCAGTTCGTCTTATAGTCTGGGAGATTGGCTGGTCATCGGTGTTGGTGCTGAGGAAAATGCGGCAGACCAGATTAAGCATTATCAACAGTTCACTGTGAACATCCCTGATGAAAACTTTATGCTGGAGATGGAGCAGGCTGGCTTTATCAGCCATCGGGAGAAGTTGGATCACTTAGGGCTGGACTATGAGATTTCTGAACGGACCCAGGCTCCGATTTTGGAGGCCTGTCCAGTCGTATTGGATTGCCAGGTAGATCGGATTATCGAGGAAGATGGCATTTGCCATATCTTTGCAAAGATTCTTGAGCGACTGGCTGATCCAGAACTCTTAGATGATAAAGGGCATTTTAAAAATGACCGTTTTGCACCGACCTACTTTATGGGGGACGGCCATCAGCGCGTTTATCGTTATCTGGACGATCGAGTCGACTCCATGGGAAGCTTTATGAAGAAAGCGAGGAAGAAGAATGACAAGAGCTGA
- a CDS encoding GNAT family N-acetyltransferase translates to MTRAELPERIETERLVLRVRTVADVEDIFDYASRPEVSYPAGFPPVKTLEDEIYYLEHILPERNQKDNLPAGYGIVVKGTDTIIGSVDFPHRHEDDVLEVGYTLHPDYWGRGYVPEAARTLIDLAFKELGLHKVELSCFSYNVQSQRVAEKLGFTLEARIRDRKDAQGNRCDDLRYGLLKSEWEVD, encoded by the coding sequence ATGACAAGAGCTGAACTGCCAGAAAGAATAGAAACCGAGCGTCTGGTCTTGCGAGTCCGAACAGTGGCGGATGTAGAGGATATCTTTGACTATGCTAGTCGTCCAGAAGTCTCTTACCCAGCAGGGTTTCCACCTGTCAAGACCTTGGAAGATGAGATTTATTACCTAGAACATATCCTTCCCGAACGTAATCAAAAGGATAATCTCCCAGCAGGCTATGGAATCGTGGTCAAAGGGACCGATACAATCATCGGCTCTGTTGATTTTCCTCATCGCCACGAAGATGATGTGCTGGAGGTTGGCTATACCTTGCACCCAGACTATTGGGGCCGGGGTTATGTACCCGAAGCAGCGCGTACCTTGATTGACCTGGCTTTTAAAGAACTAGGGCTTCATAAGGTAGAATTGTCTTGCTTTAGCTACAATGTCCAAAGTCAACGAGTTGCTGAGAAGCTTGGTTTCACCCTTGAAGCACGCATAAGAGACCGTAAAGATGCCCAAGGCAATCGCTGTGATGATTTGAGATACGGCTTGCTGAAGAGTGAGTGGGAGGTGGATTGA
- a CDS encoding AAA family ATPase translates to MHVFIIGAPAAGKMTIGQELSKLTGATLFFNHQPIDFALEIYQDFTEEMWEFVRSVNFSFLGTSARHHRSVILTGVTDFSNQYHLMYLKNIQDLLNEYHQEILFVELETSLEERLRRNRTENRLKYKPLKRNFEVSEREILETDKTDQLNSQKQPSSLHHYLKINNTNLSAEEVAKQIQEKMKTIEKGHTHV, encoded by the coding sequence ATGCATGTTTTCATCATTGGAGCTCCAGCTGCAGGGAAAATGACCATTGGTCAGGAACTTTCGAAACTCACCGGTGCGACTCTCTTTTTCAACCATCAACCAATTGATTTCGCACTCGAAATCTATCAGGATTTTACGGAAGAAATGTGGGAATTTGTTCGTAGCGTTAACTTTTCTTTTCTTGGAACAAGCGCCAGGCATCATCGGTCGGTGATTTTAACAGGTGTAACTGATTTTTCAAATCAATACCATCTGATGTATTTGAAGAATATTCAAGATTTATTAAATGAGTATCATCAAGAGATTCTCTTTGTTGAATTAGAAACGTCTCTTGAGGAGCGCTTACGTCGCAATCGAACGGAGAATCGGTTGAAATACAAACCCTTGAAACGGAATTTTGAGGTATCTGAAAGAGAAATTTTAGAGACTGATAAAACAGATCAACTTAATTCTCAAAAGCAACCGAGTAGCCTTCACCACTACCTGAAAATTAATAATACGAATCTGTCTGCAGAAGAAGTCGCAAAGCAGATTCAAGAAAAAATGAAAACAATAGAGAAAGGACACACACATGTCTAA